Proteins encoded within one genomic window of Triticum aestivum cultivar Chinese Spring chromosome 2D, IWGSC CS RefSeq v2.1, whole genome shotgun sequence:
- the LOC123051290 gene encoding probable LRR receptor-like serine/threonine-protein kinase At3g47570 — protein MAPAGTLRPLSTHGILFLFTHLLIFMSSNTVAKSISNGSEVDRQALLSFKESITSDPRQVLSSWNHSISFCSWRGVTCGITLPTRVVSLNLNSAQLSGQLSPWIANLTSLERLDLSENRFSGSIPEELGTLRQLQFMILSVNILEGIIPRSLGTSRSLIHVNLTENHLVGTIPDFHRLPALQTLILSENMLIGSIPRSLGTSRSLKIVDLSFNIFTGNIPDFHKMSTLEFLDLSNNDLSGSIPSSLGNVSSLSHIQNLSMLSLGNNNLSGHLSSELCNISSLIYLDLAQNDLTGQVPSFIGNTLTNLELLDMSGNKFEGLIPSSLANASNLQVIDLGYNLLNGRIPSLGSLLNLQLLILENNFLEAEGWEFLVSLANCSQLEILEMSGNVLNGSLPRSVGNLSRSLVRLNLGRNQIVGTIPVEIFNLASLQMLAMDKNLLSGVIPSIIGNLDRLVVLDLSGNKFSGQIPSAIGNLSQLNQLSLDNNNLSGNIPASLGNCKQLDMLSLSFNSLEGPIPSELTNSTTLLSFDLSNNNLTGSIPLQVGALLQLARLDISVNKLSGQVPLSLGQCVQLVSLRLRSNMLNGSIPQSFSELKSIDQIDLSQNYLVGQIPEFFANMVYLHQLDLSANYFEGPIPTGGIFQKYSAVILDGNAGLCANATTNLFDFPLCPTTSAVESKHALLLVKLIPPIAIALLSFICYVVTVLKRRQAETAPCYKETMKKISYGDIVKATNWLSPVNKISSSRTGSIYIGRFEFDTDLVAIKLFHLEENGAHDSFATECEVLRNTRHRNLVKAVTVCSTVDLENNEFKAIVFDFMANGSLDMWVHPKLHNNSPKRVLSLGQRLRIAMDVALALDYMHNQLTPPLIHCDLKPGNVLLDYDMTARVGDFGSARFLSSTPGSPEDLVGVEGTIGYIAPEYCMGYKVSPGCDVYGFGILLLEMLTGRRPTDAMFTGGLSLHKLVSSAFPGRLREVLDPHLSHEQQRACDRVLMRRYMVPLVEVGLLCSMESPKDRPGMGEVCARILSLKEAFFEFC, from the exons ATGGCACCTGCAGGAACTCTCCGCCCTCTTTCCACACATGGCATCCTATTTCTCTTCACCCACCTTCTCATCTTCATGTCCTCCAACACCGTCGCAAAATCCATCAGCAACGGGTCCGAGGTCGACCGGCAGGCCCTCCTCTCCTTCAAGGAGAGCATCACCAGTGATCCGCGCCAGGTCCTGTCGTCTTGGAACCACTCGATCAGCTTCTGCAGCTGGAGAGGTGTCACCTGCGGTATTACTCTTCCAACTCGTGTGGTCTCCCTGAACTTAAACTCTGCACAGCTCAGTGGTCAGTTATCTCCTTGGATAGCTAACCTTACGTCACTTGAACGGCTAGACCTTTCAGAAAATCGCTTCTCTGGAAGCATTCCAGAGGAGTTAGGCACACTTCGACAGCTACAGTTTATGATCCTTTCAGTGAACATCCTTGAAGGTATCATTCCTAGATCCCTAGGCACTAGTAGATCTCTCATACATGTCAATCTCACAGAAAACCATCTTGTCGGTACTATACCAGATTTCCATAGGTTGCCAGCCCTCCAAACTTTGATACTGTCAGAAAACATGCTTATAGGTAGCATTCCTAGATCTTTAGGCACTAGTAGATCTCTTAAAATTGTCGATCTCTCATTTAACATCTTCACTGGCAATATTCCAGATTTCCATAAGATGTCAACCCTTGAATTTCTTGATCTTTCAAATAACGACCTTTCTGGAAGCATACCTTCATCACTGGGAAATGTTTCTTCTCTTAGCCATATCCAGAACCTTAGTATGCTGAGTTTAGGTAACAACAACCTGTCGGGGCATCTTTCGTCCGAACTCTGTAACATCTCATCACTCATTTATCTTGACTTAGCCCAGAATGACCTAACTGGACAAGTACCATCTTTCATTGGAAACACATTAACAAACCTTGAATTGCTTGACATGTCAGGTAACAAATTTGAGGGATTAATTCCATCATCACTAGCAAATGCATCGAACCTCCAAGTGATTgatcttggatacaacttactaaATGGACGAATCCCATCTCTGGGATCTTTACTTAACTTACAGCTACTAATTCTTGAAAATAACTTCCTAGAAGCTGAAGGCTGGGAATTCCTTGTCTCTCTCGCAAATTGTTCGCAGCTAGAAATTTTGGAAATGAGTGGGAATGTCCTGAATGGTAGTCTCCCTAGGTCTGTTGGGAATCTTTCTAGAAGTTTAGTACGTTTAAACCTTGGAAGGAATCAAATCGTAGGCACAATACCAGTTGAGATTTTTAACCTTGCAAGTCTCCAAATGCTTGCTATGGACAAAAACTTGCTTTCAGGGGTTATTCCTTCTATTATCGGGAACCTAGACCGGCTAGTTGTCCTAGACCTATCAGGGAACAAATTTTCTGGTCAGATCCCATCTGCAATAGGTAATCTTTCCCAGCTGAATCAGCTTTCTCTAGACAACAACAACTTGAGTGGGAACATCCCAGCAAGTTTAGGAAATTGCAAGCAACTGGATATGCTAAGCTTATCTTTTAACAGCCTTGAAGGACCAATACCAAGTGAACTCACCAATAGCACTACCCTCCTCAGTTTTGATTTGTCAAACAACAACCTTACAGGATCAATACCACTACAAGTTGGTGCACTGCTTCAACTTGCCCGTCTTGATATTTCCGTCAACAAATTGTCTGGTCAAGTACCATTATCACTTGGCCAATGTGTCCAACTAGTGTCTCTAAGATTGAGAAGTAACATGCTTAATGGAAGCATACCTCAGTCTTTCAGTGAGCTGAAGTCCATTGATCAGATTGATCTTTCCCAAAACTACCTTGTTGGACAAATTCCAGAGTTCTTTGCAAACATGGTTTATTTGCACCAACTTGATCTGTCAGCCAACTACTTTGAAGGGCCAATTCCAACCGGTGGCATCTTTCAGAAATATAGTGCAGTAATCTTGGATGGTAATGCAGGGCTGTGTGCAAATGCAACCACCAACTTATTCGATTTCCCACTTTGCCCCACAACGTCAGCTGTTGAGAGCAAGCATGCACTCCTATTGGTAAAACTAATTCCCCCAATTGCTATTGCCTTGCTCTCCTTCATATGCTATGTGGTCACTGTTCTGAAGAGAAGGCAAGCAGAAACAGCTCCATGCTACAAGGAGACAATGAAGAAGATTTCTTATGGTGACATCGTCAAAGCTACCAACTGGCTCTCTCCGGTTAACAAGATCAGCTCAAGTCGCACCGGCTCGATCTACATTGGAAGGTTTGAGTTTGACACGGACTTGGTCGCCATCAAGTTATTCCATCTCGAAGAGAATGGTGCGCATGACAGCTTCGCTACCGAGTGCGAGGTGTTGCGAAACACCCGCCATCGCAATCTTGTCAAAGCTGTCACCGTATGCTCGACAGTGGACCTAGAGAACAATGAATTCAAGGCTATAGTTTTCGACTTCATGGCCAACGGAAGCTTGGACATGTGGGTGCACCCGAAGCTACACAACAATAGCCCCAAGAGAGTACTGAGCTTGGGTCAGAGGTTAAGAATAGCGATGGACGTCGCGTTGGCTCTGGATTATATGCACAACCAGTTAACGCCTCCTCTAATCCACTGTGATTTGAAGCCCGGAAATGTTCTTTTGGACTATGATATGACCGCAAGGGTTGGTGATTTTGGGTCAGCGAGGTTTCTCTCTTCTACCCCTGGTAGTCCAGAAGACTTGGTTGGTGTGGAAGGAACAATTGGATATATCGCACCCG AGTACTGTATGGGATACAAAGTTTCACCAGGATGTGATGTTTATGGTTTTGGAATCCTCCTTCTAGAAATGCTTACCGGAAGGCGACCAACGGATGCAATGTTCACCGGTGGCCTGAGCCTGCACAAGCTTGTGAGCTCAGCATTTCCAGGCAGACTCAGAGAGGTTTTAGATCCCCATTTGTCCCACGAGCAGCAGCGTGCGTGTGATAGAGTGCTTATGCGGAGATATATGGTACCTCTGGTTGAAGTTGGCCTCCTGTGTTCCATGGAATCGCCTAAAGATCGACCGGGAATGGGAGAAGTTTGTGCCAGAATTTTGTCTCTCAAAGAGGCATTCTTTGAGTTCTGCTGA
- the LOC123051291 gene encoding uncharacterized protein, translating to MSGSAFNAFKSRVPVAWSPKLYITLVRGLPGTRKLHRRTLEAMRLRRCHRTVEHRTTPSLLGMLTQVKRLVVVETEEMYNARKQADEQRRALRPPLVVSHAPPPKPAAAAPEGASQ from the coding sequence ATGAGCGGGAGCGCGTTCAACGCCTTCAAGTCGCGGGTGCCGGTGGCGTGGAGCCCGAAGCTGTACATCACGCTGGTGCGCGGGCTCCCGGGGACGCGCAAGCTCCACCGCCGCACCCTGGAGGCCATGCGCCTCCGCCGCTGCCACCGCACCGTCGAGCACCGCACCACGCCCTCCCTCCTCGGCATGCTCACCCAGGTCAAGCGCCTCGTCGTCGTCGAGACCGAGGAGATGTACAACGCGCGGAAGCAGGCCGACGAGCAGCGCCGCGCGCTCAGGCCCCCGCTCGTCGTCTCGCACGCCCCGCCGCccaagccggccgccgccgcgccggagggCGCGAGCCAGTAG